From a region of the Gemmatimonadaceae bacterium genome:
- the queC gene encoding 7-cyano-7-deazaguanine synthase QueC: MRDSGKAVVLLSGGLDSATTAAIAIRDGFQLHALSLDYGQRHVAELDAAKRVARDLAAAQHVVVQVDLRAIGGSALTADMAVPKNEDPTADRIPVTYVPARNTLLLSLALGWAEVIGAFDIFIGVNALDYSGYPDCRPEFIRAFEKLANVATKAGTTGGTFSIHAPLIDLSKTEIIRLGTDLGVNYASTTSCYDPDPAGRACGECDSCQLRRRGFAEAGLVDPIAYAG; this comes from the coding sequence GTGGTACTGCTCAGCGGCGGTCTCGACTCGGCCACTACCGCCGCGATCGCGATACGCGACGGGTTCCAGCTGCACGCGCTGAGCCTCGACTACGGCCAAAGGCACGTGGCGGAGCTCGACGCCGCTAAGCGCGTCGCGCGCGACCTCGCCGCCGCGCAGCACGTCGTGGTGCAAGTGGATCTGCGCGCGATCGGCGGGTCCGCGCTCACCGCCGACATGGCCGTGCCGAAGAACGAGGATCCCACGGCTGACCGCATCCCCGTCACGTACGTGCCCGCGCGCAACACTCTGCTGCTCTCGCTCGCGCTCGGCTGGGCCGAGGTGATCGGCGCCTTCGACATCTTCATCGGCGTGAACGCGCTCGACTACAGCGGCTACCCCGACTGCCGACCGGAATTCATCCGCGCCTTCGAGAAGCTTGCGAACGTCGCGACGAAGGCGGGCACCACCGGCGGCACGTTCTCGATCCACGCGCCGCTGATCGACCTCTCCAAGACGGAGATCATCCGGCTGGGAACGGACCTCGGAGTGAATTACGCGAGCACCACGAGCTGCTACGATCCGGATCCCGCGGGACGCGCGTGCGGCGAGTGCGACTCGTGTCAGCTCCGGCGGCGCGGGTTCGCGGAAGCCGGGCTGGTGGATCCCATCGCGTACGCGGGCTGA
- the queE gene encoding 7-carboxy-7-deazaguanine synthase, whose amino-acid sequence MYTVKEIFYTLQGEGAHAGRPAVFCRFAGCNLWSGREQDRDSAVCTFCDTDFVGVGPDGGKFATADELAAAVAAKWPALDARPFVVCTGGEPLLQLDDAAIDAFHARGIEVAVESNGTQPAPAGIDWICVSPKAEAELVLQSGDELKLVFPQELAPPEKFESLSFDHFFLQPMDGPDVERNTRLALEYCLAHPRWRLSLQTHKLLGIR is encoded by the coding sequence GTGTACACGGTCAAGGAGATATTCTACACGCTGCAGGGCGAAGGCGCGCACGCCGGCCGCCCGGCCGTGTTCTGCCGGTTCGCGGGGTGCAACCTCTGGAGCGGCCGCGAGCAGGACCGCGACTCCGCCGTCTGCACCTTCTGCGACACCGACTTCGTGGGCGTCGGCCCCGATGGCGGAAAGTTCGCGACGGCCGACGAGCTGGCCGCCGCGGTCGCGGCGAAGTGGCCGGCGCTGGACGCGCGTCCGTTCGTCGTATGCACCGGCGGCGAGCCGCTGCTGCAGCTCGACGACGCGGCGATCGACGCGTTCCACGCCCGCGGCATCGAAGTCGCCGTGGAGAGCAACGGCACGCAGCCGGCGCCGGCTGGAATCGACTGGATCTGCGTCAGCCCCAAAGCCGAAGCGGAGCTGGTACTTCAGTCCGGCGACGAGCTGAAGCTGGTCTTTCCGCAGGAGCTGGCGCCGCCGGAGAAGTTTGAGTCGCTGAGCTTCGATCATTTTTTTCTCCAGCCCATGGACGGGCCGGACGTGGAGCGCAACACCCGACTGGCGCTGGAGTATTGCCTGGCGCACCCCCGCTGGAGACTGAGCCTGCAAACGCACAAGTTGCTGGGAATACGATGA
- a CDS encoding threonine synthase yields the protein MNYSSLTHLECGACGAEHDAARVQGVCTHCGKPLLARYDLKTAGETLTIESLRARRSDLWRYAEVLPVADVGNIVSLGEGSTPLVPAPRLGAELGCEALYIKDESGNPTQSFKARGMAVAVSRAKELGVSKLAAPSAGNAGGALAAYAARANIEAYLFMPRDTPRANVIETTFTGAHVRLVEGLITDCGAEVARGKEAEGWFDVSTLKEPYRVEGKKTLGYELAEQLGWILPDVIVYPTGGGTGLIGMWKAFAEMEELGWIGPERPRMISVQAEGCAPIVRAFESGARFADEFPNAATIASGLRVPKAIGDFLILDALRESGGAAVAVSDAELIQGARDIARLEGIFACPEGGACVPAVRSLLASGAIKSADRVVIFNTAAGVKYLDTYTQ from the coding sequence ATGAACTACTCTTCGCTGACTCACCTCGAGTGCGGCGCGTGCGGCGCCGAGCACGACGCGGCGCGCGTGCAGGGCGTGTGCACGCATTGCGGCAAGCCGCTGCTCGCGCGCTACGATCTGAAGACCGCGGGCGAGACGCTCACCATCGAGTCGCTGCGGGCGCGGCGGAGCGATCTGTGGCGCTACGCCGAGGTGCTGCCGGTTGCGGACGTCGGCAACATCGTCTCGCTGGGCGAAGGGTCCACGCCGCTGGTGCCCGCGCCGCGGCTGGGAGCGGAGCTGGGTTGCGAAGCGCTCTACATCAAGGACGAGTCCGGCAATCCGACGCAGAGCTTCAAGGCGCGCGGCATGGCCGTCGCGGTCTCGCGCGCGAAGGAGCTCGGCGTCTCCAAGCTCGCCGCGCCCTCGGCCGGCAACGCGGGCGGAGCGCTCGCGGCGTACGCCGCCCGCGCGAACATCGAGGCGTATCTGTTCATGCCGCGCGACACGCCGCGCGCCAACGTCATCGAGACGACGTTCACCGGCGCGCACGTACGGCTGGTCGAAGGGCTCATCACCGATTGCGGCGCCGAGGTCGCGCGCGGCAAGGAGGCCGAGGGCTGGTTCGACGTCTCCACGCTGAAGGAGCCGTACCGCGTCGAGGGGAAGAAGACGCTCGGCTACGAGCTTGCCGAGCAGCTCGGCTGGATACTCCCCGACGTGATCGTATATCCGACGGGCGGCGGCACGGGATTGATCGGCATGTGGAAGGCGTTCGCCGAGATGGAGGAGCTGGGGTGGATCGGTCCGGAGCGCCCGCGAATGATCTCGGTGCAGGCCGAGGGGTGCGCGCCCATCGTGCGCGCGTTCGAGAGCGGCGCGCGCTTCGCCGACGAATTCCCCAACGCCGCGACTATCGCGTCGGGACTGCGCGTTCCGAAGGCGATTGGCGATTTCCTCATCCTCGACGCGCTCCGCGAATCGGGCGGCGCCGCGGTGGCGGTGAGCGACGCCGAGCTCATCCAGGGCGCGCGCGACATCGCGCGGCTCGAGGGGATCTTCGCCTGTCCCGAGGGCGGAGCCTGCGTTCCGGCCGTGCGGAGCCTGCTCGCGAGCGGAGCGATCAAATCCGCTGATCGCGTGGTAATCTTCAACACCGCCGCGGGCGTCAAATACCTCGACACCTACACGCAATGA
- a CDS encoding HD domain-containing protein, with protein sequence MTETTLPERDSALALMQEYTASESLRKHMLSVEAAMRAYAERLGQDPERWGLAGLLHDFDYERFPNDAHSATEEHPSHGVGVLRERGYPADILDAIMGHASYTGVPRESAMAKTLFAVDELTGLITATALVKPSRSVHDVEARSVRKKMKDKAFARGVSREDVIRGAEELGVDLDEHIAFVVEAMQSRAAELGLQGNVTSDS encoded by the coding sequence ATGACCGAAACAACTCTCCCCGAGCGTGACAGCGCGCTGGCGCTGATGCAGGAGTACACGGCGAGCGAATCGCTGCGCAAGCACATGCTGTCCGTCGAAGCAGCGATGCGAGCCTACGCGGAGCGGCTCGGCCAGGACCCGGAGCGGTGGGGATTGGCGGGACTGCTGCACGACTTCGACTACGAGCGATTCCCGAACGACGCGCATTCGGCGACCGAGGAGCACCCCAGCCACGGCGTGGGCGTGCTCCGCGAGCGGGGATATCCCGCGGACATCCTCGACGCGATCATGGGACACGCGAGCTACACGGGCGTGCCGCGCGAATCGGCGATGGCGAAGACGCTGTTCGCGGTGGACGAGCTGACCGGGCTGATCACGGCCACCGCGCTGGTGAAGCCCTCGCGCAGCGTGCACGACGTGGAAGCGCGGTCGGTGCGGAAGAAGATGAAGGACAAGGCCTTCGCGCGCGGCGTGAGCCGCGAGGACGTGATCCGCGGCGCGGAGGAGCTGGGCGTGGACCTGGATGAGCACATTGCCTTCGTCGTGGAGGCCATGCAGTCGCGCGCAGCAGAGCTCGGCTTGCAGGGAAATGTGACTAGTGACTCGTGA
- a CDS encoding deoxyhypusine synthase family protein has translation MSAFARHHFRHFNAAALIDAADDYVAHLDGGGRMLVTLAGAMSTAELGLSLAEMIRQDKVHAVSCTGANLEEDVFNLVAHQHYERVPHYRSLTAEQEEDLLRRHMNRVTDTCIPEMEAMRRIENEVLAEWVAADQKGERYFPHEFMYRIILSGQLEDSYQIDPKDSWLVAAAGKNLPMFVPGWEDSTLGNMFAAHVISGDVKNVHTVRTGIEYMTQLAGWYTEIAPRSSVGFFQIGGGIAGDFPICVVPMLHQDLRRESVPLWGYFCQISDSTTSYGSYSGAVPNEKITWGKLGKETPKHVIESDASIVAPLVFALVLGW, from the coding sequence GTGAGCGCATTCGCCCGCCACCACTTCCGCCACTTCAACGCGGCGGCGCTGATCGACGCGGCCGATGATTACGTCGCGCATCTGGACGGCGGCGGGAGGATGCTGGTGACGCTCGCCGGCGCGATGAGCACGGCCGAGCTGGGTCTGTCGCTGGCCGAGATGATCCGGCAGGACAAGGTGCACGCGGTGTCGTGCACCGGCGCGAACCTCGAGGAGGACGTCTTCAATCTCGTCGCGCACCAGCATTACGAGCGCGTCCCCCACTACCGGTCGCTCACCGCCGAGCAGGAGGAGGACCTGCTTCGCCGGCACATGAACCGGGTCACCGACACCTGCATCCCCGAGATGGAGGCGATGCGCCGGATCGAGAACGAGGTGCTGGCGGAGTGGGTCGCGGCGGACCAGAAGGGCGAGCGGTACTTCCCGCACGAGTTCATGTACCGGATCATCCTCAGCGGGCAGCTCGAGGACAGCTATCAGATCGATCCGAAGGATTCATGGCTGGTCGCCGCCGCGGGGAAGAACCTGCCGATGTTCGTCCCGGGTTGGGAGGACTCGACGCTCGGCAACATGTTCGCCGCGCACGTCATCTCCGGCGACGTGAAGAACGTGCACACCGTCCGCACCGGCATCGAGTACATGACGCAGCTCGCCGGTTGGTACACCGAGATCGCGCCGCGAAGCTCGGTTGGCTTCTTTCAGATAGGCGGCGGAATCGCGGGCGACTTTCCGATCTGCGTGGTGCCGATGCTGCACCAGGATCTGAGGCGCGAGAGCGTGCCGCTGTGGGGCTACTTCTGCCAGATAAGCGATTCTACGACGAGCTACGGCTCCTATTCAGGCGCGGTGCCGAACGAGAAGATCACGTGGGGCAAGCTGGGCAAGGAGACGCCGAAGCACGTGATCGAGTCGGATGCATCGATCGTCGCTCCGCTGGTTTTTGCGCTCGTATTAGGCTGGTGA
- a CDS encoding surface-adhesin E family protein — protein sequence MTKTFLGFALAGAIGAMLVPSDAAAQSAWRTIHSDSRMTVALDTSRVRTSDEGSHIVFVRWDYATARRAESRRNYTRMVQQVQLKCSPIRIKRISATLYSSQGRVVEEVPAVSRRVLSNMAWDPPRARSEGARVYPVLCQTLTRRPARE from the coding sequence ATGACCAAGACTTTTCTCGGTTTTGCCCTTGCCGGAGCGATCGGCGCGATGCTCGTCCCGAGCGATGCCGCCGCGCAGAGCGCGTGGCGGACGATCCACAGCGACTCGCGGATGACCGTGGCGCTCGATACCAGCAGAGTTCGCACGTCCGACGAGGGATCGCACATCGTGTTCGTGCGCTGGGATTACGCTACCGCGCGTCGCGCGGAGAGCCGCCGCAACTACACGCGCATGGTGCAGCAAGTCCAACTCAAGTGCTCGCCCATCCGCATCAAGCGAATCAGCGCGACGCTGTACTCCTCGCAGGGCCGCGTGGTGGAAGAGGTTCCCGCGGTGAGCCGCCGCGTTCTCTCCAACATGGCGTGGGATCCGCCGCGCGCGAGGTCGGAAGGCGCGCGGGTGTATCCGGTGCTGTGTCAGACCTTGACCCGGCGGCCGGCGCGGGAATAG
- a CDS encoding rhodanese-like domain-containing protein encodes MAVVAHSPGFLKLVESVRPSVREVEVAEARRRTAEGAILVDVREDREWDAGHARGAMHIGKGVIERDVEQKIPDADAEIILYCGGGFRSALAADSLKKMGYRNVASMAGGWRAWEAADGEIESGKG; translated from the coding sequence ATGGCGGTGGTCGCGCACTCTCCCGGCTTTCTCAAGCTCGTCGAGAGCGTACGTCCCTCGGTGCGCGAGGTGGAGGTGGCCGAGGCGCGGCGCCGTACCGCGGAGGGCGCGATCCTGGTTGACGTGCGCGAGGACAGGGAATGGGACGCGGGCCATGCCCGCGGCGCGATGCACATCGGCAAGGGCGTGATCGAGCGCGACGTCGAGCAGAAGATACCGGACGCCGACGCGGAGATCATTCTGTATTGCGGGGGCGGATTCCGGTCGGCACTGGCGGCGGACTCCCTGAAAAAGATGGGGTACCGGAACGTGGCGTCGATGGCGGGCGGCTGGCGGGCGTGGGAGGCGGCCGACGGCGAGATAGAGTCGGGTAAGGGCTAA